In one Thermanaerovibrio velox DSM 12556 genomic region, the following are encoded:
- a CDS encoding phosphoenolpyruvate carboxykinase: MENYLEGMAVQEMLRRPVCRSLLRDLTSEELRRISEWESVPNNQGSALYVTRVRSRSAPFTEILYELDENSLRILQEVWGYLRWQQLIRITARVGSPYGLPIQANLYVTRRYSRLAHMFNENFFPQGDDDFSDVTTVVVPEWHQRKILVMPRHRVTYILGSDYYGETKMATLRLVMHMVREEMRGLGLHAGSKRVTIRRNRELEQKGMLIFGLSGTGKTTITTADFGLSSPEGVEVLQDDINFLLPDGRCFGSERNFYIKTDNVTRQQPLLSAARDPRAVIENVWVDDDGNVNFDNHAISTNGRAIVPRDRIPNTSDQIDLDKVDMIFFNMRRYDMPPVGRLCSPEQAAAYFMLGESTITSAEDPSRVGQAKRVVGFDPFVVDNPHLNGNRFLQILRDNPGIRCYLLNTGRVGGKDGANISPEVTFACIDGILRDTFSWRYDDLLGYEVPESFGLPNDEQFLPATYMGRDEYVRTIDSLRRERKEYLRKFSGLAPEIVESV, translated from the coding sequence TTGGAGAACTACTTGGAGGGCATGGCGGTTCAGGAGATGCTCCGAAGGCCCGTTTGCAGGAGCCTTCTTAGGGATCTCACTTCGGAGGAACTCCGGCGGATTTCCGAGTGGGAAAGCGTGCCAAACAACCAGGGATCCGCCCTTTACGTCACCCGGGTACGATCCAGGAGCGCCCCTTTCACGGAGATACTATACGAGTTGGATGAGAACTCCTTGAGGATCCTCCAGGAGGTTTGGGGATACCTTAGGTGGCAGCAGCTCATCCGAATCACCGCCCGGGTCGGCTCCCCCTATGGGTTGCCCATACAGGCAAACCTCTACGTGACCCGCCGGTACTCCCGGCTGGCCCACATGTTCAACGAGAACTTCTTCCCCCAGGGGGACGACGATTTCTCCGACGTCACCACCGTGGTAGTCCCCGAGTGGCACCAACGAAAGATCCTGGTCATGCCCCGCCACAGGGTAACCTATATCCTTGGTAGCGATTACTACGGGGAGACCAAGATGGCCACCCTGAGGCTCGTCATGCACATGGTGCGGGAGGAGATGAGGGGACTCGGGCTTCACGCGGGAAGCAAACGGGTCACCATTCGGAGGAACCGGGAGCTGGAACAGAAGGGGATGCTGATATTCGGCCTGTCCGGCACCGGCAAGACCACCATAACCACCGCGGACTTCGGGCTTAGCAGCCCCGAGGGGGTTGAGGTTCTACAGGATGACATAAACTTTCTGCTGCCCGATGGACGCTGTTTCGGTTCAGAACGCAACTTCTACATAAAAACCGATAACGTGACCAGGCAGCAACCCCTCCTCAGCGCCGCAAGAGATCCTAGGGCGGTGATAGAAAACGTATGGGTGGATGACGATGGGAACGTCAACTTCGACAACCACGCCATCTCCACCAACGGCAGGGCCATCGTGCCTAGGGATCGCATACCAAACACGTCAGACCAGATAGACCTTGATAAGGTGGACATGATCTTCTTCAACATGCGGCGCTACGACATGCCGCCGGTGGGACGTCTCTGCAGCCCCGAGCAGGCGGCGGCCTATTTCATGCTGGGAGAGTCCACGATAACCAGCGCAGAGGACCCATCCAGGGTTGGACAGGCTAAGCGGGTGGTGGGCTTCGACCCCTTTGTGGTAGATAATCCGCACCTCAACGGCAACCGGTTCCTCCAGATACTGAGGGATAACCCGGGGATACGATGCTACCTGCTCAACACCGGCCGGGTGGGCGGCAAAGACGGAGCGAACATATCCCCGGAGGTAACGTTCGCCTGCATCGATGGAATACTAAGGGACACCTTCTCCTGGCGCTATGACGACCTGCTGGGCTACGAGGTACCAGAGTCGTTCGGCCTTCCGAACGATGAGCAGTTCCTCCCGGCGACCTACATGGGACGGGACGAATACGTTCGGACAATAGATTCCCTAAGACGGGAGCGCAAGGAATACCTAAGGAAGTTCTCCGGCCTCGCCCCGGAGATCGTGGAGTCCGTATAA